Part of the Angustibacter luteus genome, CGTGGGCTGAGGCGACGAAGGTCGCCTGCTGCTGGGCCGTCTCCTGCACGCGAGCGATCACCTCGCGGGCGCGCCGGTCGGCGGACGAGTACGAGCCTCGAGCCAGGTCCACCAGGCTGGCGTAGGCCATCGCCTCGATGACAGGGAGGTCGGCGCCCTGGGCGCGAGCAACGACGAGCGCAGCGTCCAGGTGCTCGTGAGCGGCGTCCAGCTGGCCCGCCCAGCACTCCACCACCGCCAGCTCGATGAGCAGCCAGGCCCGCGCGCCGTCGGCCGCCCGCCCGGCGTCGGGCCCGTGGGACTCACCATCGACGGCCCCCCGCTCGAGCCGGCGCCGGGCCGCCCCGATGGCGTCCGTCGCCGGCAGCAGTCCGGTCCGCGCCAACCAGCAGAGCAGGATCGGCTCGCCGACCCCCCAGGCCGTACTGGGGTGAGCCTGCGGGCCGACGCCGAGGGCGAGCGCCTGGCCGGCCAGTTGGGTGGCCCGCTTGAGGTCGCCGGCCGCGCGCCGCTCGAGAGCGCGCAGCACCGCGAGCCCGGCGTCCCCGTCGCCCAGGTCGTCGGGCACGGCGTCCAGTGCCATCCCCACCAGCTCCCGCTCGCCGTTCGCGATCAGCCCGAGCCCGTGGGTTCGAAGGAGCTCCACCAGCTGCCCGGCGTCGTCGAGGTGGGTGGCGTGCCGCAGCGCCGTCGCCATGTCTCCGTGCTGGCCACTCACCTGCACGATGCGCGCCTCGGCGGCTTCGTGCAGCTCGTGCTCGGGGCCATCACTCACGACGCGACGCCGCAGCAGCTCCTGCAGCAACGGGTGGTAGTGCCAGGCCGTCTCGCCCGACGCGTCCCGCGCCGCCGTGACCAGCAGGCCCTCCGCCGCCATCCGAGCGATCAGCGTGGCGGCACCGGCGTCGGCCGACATGACCACCGCCTCGCTCGCCGTCACCAGGTCGTTGCTGCACGTGCACAGCAGCACGTGCCGGGTGCGGGCGTCGAGGGTCTCGAAGACCTCCCCGAGCAGGTAGTCCAGCACCGGTTGCTCGGTGGTGGACAACGCCTCTCGGGCGGTCACCGGGTCGGTAGCGGCCGCCAGCGCCCGGGCGCCGAGGACGAGTGCGGCCGCCCAGCCCTGGCCGCGGTCGCGGATGATCTGGACGTCGGCCGCAGCGGCACCGTTCGCGTGCGCCGTGATCAACCGGGACGCCTCGCGGTCGGTGAACCGCAGGTGGGTGGCGCGGATCGTGGTGACCTGGCCGGCCAGCTCCAGCCGGACGAGGGGCAGCATCAGGTCGCGACGGCTGGCCAGCACGATGCGGACGCGGCCGTCGCCGTCCGCCAGCAGCTCGCCGACCGCCCGCAGGTCGGCCGCCGCCAGCAGGTGCGCGTCGTCGAGCACGACCACGGTGCGACCCTTGGCCTCGCTGGCGCGGGCCAGGGCGTCCACGACACCGGACGCGACGCGTGGCCGCGCGCGTCGGCAGTCCAGCCACAGCACCCGGCGCTTGCGCGCGGACTGCTGCGCCGCCCACCCGCGCAGCATCGCGCTCTTGCCGGACCCGGCAGGGGCGACGACCACGGTCAGCGGGCGGGTGGTCGCCTCGTCCAGCAGCTCGTCGAGCCGTGGCCGTGGCACCCAGTTGCCCGGAAGATCGCGCGCGAAGATGGGATGCGCGGCGATGGCGCCGCCCTCCACCCCTGAAGGCAAGCCGACCACCCCTCCCCGGTTGGACGACGGTGCCCAGCGTGCCCGACGTCCCACCGAAGCACAACGACAAACGGGTCTCGGTCTCAGGATCCGTCCTCGTCGCCGACGGGCGGGTCCCGGTGCTGCACGAGCCACGCGCGGGCCTCGCTCACGGCCCGCAGGGTCGAGTCGCCGACCACCTCGGTGGCCTCGAACACGTGCAGGTTCCCCCGCGCGTCCTGGGAGTACGAGCGCTGGAACCGTTGCAGCATCTCGGGATCGACCCCGCTCAGGTACAGCGTGCCGTTCCGCTCGGCGAGCTGGTTGCTGTACGTCGTCACCACCGCGAAGAACGTCGCCCCCAACGTCGTCCGCCCCCGCAGCCGCAGCACGACCACCGGCGACACCGACCCGACCGCGCTGGGCAGACGTGCCTGCAAGGTGCGCGCCCCGGCGTACAGCAGGCTGCCGTACACGTCGAGGACCGTGACAGCGTGCGAGGGCAGCGTCCCGGGCGCCGTAGCCTGCACGAACCGCCCGCCGTGCTCCACCCGCAGCTCGACCACCGACAGGTCCATCGCCTCGCGGTTCAGCTGCAGCACCAGCGAGGTGATCAGCCCGATCGCGACCGCCGCGGCGACCGGGAGCAGCAGGGTGGCGACGAACGTCACCGTCATGGCGATCTTTGCCGTGCTGCCGGTGCGCCAGACCGTCGCGATCTCGGCCGGCGCCAGGGTGCCGAGCCCGACGACGATGAGCACGGCGGCGAGCGTCGCCGAGGCGACCTGCGAGACGACACCCGACAGCGCGACGAGGATCAGCAGCATCCAGAGCCCGGCGAAGACCGAGGCCCAGCGGCTGCGCGCCTTCAGCGAGACGTTCAGCGCGGTGCCGCTCACCGACCCGCCTACCGGGATGCCGTGCACGAGCGAGCTCGCCACGTTGGCCACGCCCTGGGCCACGAAGTCGGCATTGGTGTCGGCCGGCACGTCACCCTTGTTCGGCGCGGCCTCGGCGACGCCGGCGCCCTGCACCAGGACGATGACCGCCACGGCCAGCGCCCCGGACAGCACCTGCGGCGTCACGTCGCTCAGACGCGGGAACGCCAGTGGCGGCAGCCCGGACGGGATTGCACCCGAGTCGGCGATGAGCTGGACGCTGTCCGCGTTGAGCAGGAGCGCGGCGACGGTGGGGATCGTGACGGCGGCCAGTGATGACCACAGCGCGAAGCGGGTGCGGTTCAGCAGCACGAGGATCGCGAGCGCGCTCAGGCCGACCGTGGCGGTGGGCCAGTCGATGCCGCTGGGGTGCAGCAGGACGTCGATGGCCTTGGTGAGGTTGATGCTCTGGTCCGTACTGGCCCCGAGCAGGTCCGGCACCTGTCCGAGCGAGATGTTGACGGCGACCCCGCTGAGGAAGCCGAGCATCACGGAGCGGGAGACGAACCGTACGTACCGCCCGAGGCGCAGCAGCCCGGCGACGAGCATGACGATCCCGGCAGCCATGGTCAGGACGACGAGCGCGCCCGCGCGGTCGTCGTCGGGCACCGACGCCAGCGCCGACCCGGCGGCCAGTGACGCCGCCGTGGTCGTCGTCACCACCATCATCCGGGTGCTGGCGGACAGCCCACCGAACGTCGGTCCGGCGAAGGTCGCGTACAGCCCGTACGCCGGGCTCACCCCGACCAAGGTCGCGCTGGCCATGCCGTCGGGCACCGAGCTGATCGCGTTCGGTAGGCCGGCCAGGACGTCGGCCTTGAGGTCCGCGCGTCGCGGGCGCACGCCCGACCACCAGCGCCCCACCAGCGCCAGGGGGCGGCTCACTGCGCCGCCCGGCGCTGGAACGCTGCGACGGCCGTCTGCACGTCCGGCTGGAGCTTGCCGGCCGCCACCCACTCCTGCCAGAGCGGGGTGCGCTGCGCCTTCTCCTTCGCCCGCGGTGGCATGCCGGCGATCCAGAGGTCGACGTCCTCGCGTCGCAGCTCGCGGTCCAGCTCGAGGAACACGTCCATCACGTACAGCGTGGTGGTGAACGTCCGGCTGACGTCGACCACCAGCACCTGCGGCTTCGGCTCGGCCCCCTCGACCCGGAGGTTGAGCTCGGATTGCAGGGCCCGGATGTTGCCCGTGAACATCACGTTCTCGACCCGCAGGACCAGCACCCCGTGCACCGCCTCGTCGCCCTCCCCACCCGCGTGCAGCGTGCCGTCCGGGCGCCGGTGCAGCTCACTGATGTGCATGTGCGACAGCGACCTCAGCACCAGCAGGTAGGTGATCACCACGCCGGCCAGGACGCCGACCAGCAGGTTGGTGAGCAACGCGATCACACCCGCGGCCAGGGCCAGACCGAACTCGGTGCGGTCGATCCGCCAGGCCCGGCGCAGGTCGGTGGTCTGGATCAGACCGGTCACGGCCACCAGCACGACAGCACCGAGGGTGGCCTGGGGCATCTCGCTGAGCAGGGGCGCCAGGAACAGGGACGTCAGGACTGCGAGCGCAACCGTGGCCAGCTGGCTCACCTGGGTGCGCGCCCCGGCGCTCACGTTGACCAGCGTCTGCGAGAACCCGCCCGCCACCGGGACCGTGCCGAAGAACGAGCCGGCGACCGACCCGGCGCCCGTGGCGATGAACTCCTGGTCGTTGACGAGCTGCGGGTCGTCCGGCTGACGCGTGCTGCGCGCCACGGACACGCTCTCCAGCAACGCCATCAGCGCGATCCCGGCCGCGTAGGGAAGCAGTCCCGCGACGTGGTCGAGCCCGGGC contains:
- a CDS encoding LuxR C-terminal-related transcriptional regulator, translated to MPSGVEGGAIAAHPIFARDLPGNWVPRPRLDELLDEATTRPLTVVVAPAGSGKSAMLRGWAAQQSARKRRVLWLDCRRARPRVASGVVDALARASEAKGRTVVVLDDAHLLAAADLRAVGELLADGDGRVRIVLASRRDLMLPLVRLELAGQVTTIRATHLRFTDREASRLITAHANGAAAADVQIIRDRGQGWAAALVLGARALAAATDPVTAREALSTTEQPVLDYLLGEVFETLDARTRHVLLCTCSNDLVTASEAVVMSADAGAATLIARMAAEGLLVTAARDASGETAWHYHPLLQELLRRRVVSDGPEHELHEAAEARIVQVSGQHGDMATALRHATHLDDAGQLVELLRTHGLGLIANGERELVGMALDAVPDDLGDGDAGLAVLRALERRAAGDLKRATQLAGQALALGVGPQAHPSTAWGVGEPILLCWLARTGLLPATDAIGAARRRLERGAVDGESHGPDAGRAADGARAWLLIELAVVECWAGQLDAAHEHLDAALVVARAQGADLPVIEAMAYASLVDLARGSYSSADRRAREVIARVQETAQQQATFVASAHVVHAWVALNDLDLELSEQHVRLVRREAAGELDVVVDVLVHLIECHLLAHAGQVQEARSYLDSPPPVPGVVPRFLRRWYAELRGWLALLAADVDDAVEAAAELRALGKSADASLVDAVVLDLRGDPSASAAALDELLEACRPGARRQSVGAAAAVHRTWMSLRDGEIEDAEHQLRGLLSRVGPHRRLVLADVGRAPEFVHLLAGEAARDDAHPAAADLLDTLTRLGGGRSIPAQATARAARERPAPPLVVDLTSAAGTTSGMVIDLTSRELDVLRELSLGGSYTDIAATLYITENTVKTHLASLYRKLGATRRAEALRSAREAGMLPG
- a CDS encoding SulP family inorganic anion transporter; its protein translation is MSRPLALVGRWWSGVRPRRADLKADVLAGLPNAISSVPDGMASATLVGVSPAYGLYATFAGPTFGGLSASTRMMVVTTTTAASLAAGSALASVPDDDRAGALVVLTMAAGIVMLVAGLLRLGRYVRFVSRSVMLGFLSGVAVNISLGQVPDLLGASTDQSINLTKAIDVLLHPSGIDWPTATVGLSALAILVLLNRTRFALWSSLAAVTIPTVAALLLNADSVQLIADSGAIPSGLPPLAFPRLSDVTPQVLSGALAVAVIVLVQGAGVAEAAPNKGDVPADTNADFVAQGVANVASSLVHGIPVGGSVSGTALNVSLKARSRWASVFAGLWMLLILVALSGVVSQVASATLAAVLIVVGLGTLAPAEIATVWRTGSTAKIAMTVTFVATLLLPVAAAVAIGLITSLVLQLNREAMDLSVVELRVEHGGRFVQATAPGTLPSHAVTVLDVYGSLLYAGARTLQARLPSAVGSVSPVVVLRLRGRTTLGATFFAVVTTYSNQLAERNGTLYLSGVDPEMLQRFQRSYSQDARGNLHVFEATEVVGDSTLRAVSEARAWLVQHRDPPVGDEDGS
- a CDS encoding SulP family inorganic anion transporter gives rise to the protein MTARQPTRIERFVPALGWLREYQREWLRPDVVAGLTAGGVVIPQAMAYATVAGLPVQVGLQTCIVPMAVYALLGGARRMSFSTSSTIVALTAAALTGIGVSGAQALTATATLTLMVGLLLWLAVVLRLGFIVECVSELVLFGIKVAVGLTIAAAQLPKLLGLSTSGDSFLSNIRNVLQHLDDVSVVTALLGFGTVAVVLVLRRVAPRVPGPLVALVIGIGLVLVANLDEHGVALIPEVPTGLVAPSLPGLDHVAGLLPYAAGIALMALLESVSVARSTRQPDDPQLVNDQEFIATGAGSVAGSFFGTVPVAGGFSQTLVNVSAGARTQVSQLATVALAVLTSLFLAPLLSEMPQATLGAVVLVAVTGLIQTTDLRRAWRIDRTEFGLALAAGVIALLTNLLVGVLAGVVITYLLVLRSLSHMHISELHRRPDGTLHAGGEGDEAVHGVLVLRVENVMFTGNIRALQSELNLRVEGAEPKPQVLVVDVSRTFTTTLYVMDVFLELDRELRREDVDLWIAGMPPRAKEKAQRTPLWQEWVAAGKLQPDVQTAVAAFQRRAAQ